Within the Myxosarcina sp. GI1 genome, the region GGTGCGGCACTAGCGGCTGTAGCTCATGCCTTGGCATCGCGATTTAGTACGGTATCGATCGCCTCGACCTACAATTTAGAACATCTAGCACCCTGGGGTTCTCATCCTTTAATCGATCCTAACTATAGCAGTAGCGAGTTACAGATTACTCATGAAGATCTTACTCTGTCTAGATGGGCTAAGACTAAGCTAATTGCCGACTGGGATATGGGTTTGCAAAACCTGAGAGTCTGTAGCGAAAACCAAAGCTATCGCCAGGGACAATTAAACTGCGGTAAATGCGAAAAATGTGTCAGAACTATGACTACGCTCATAGCCTTAGATAAACTCGATCGCGCTACGGCATTTTCTGCTTCTGACTTATCTGAAGACTTGTTAGTTAAAGCAGCCTATATTAGCGATCTATATACACTGTCTTGCTACCAAGATTTAATCGAACCTCTAAAAGCTAGAGGTCGCCATGACTTAGTTAGAGGAATCAAAAGAGCTACAACCAGCTATTTTGAAACCGATTTGAAAGGACTGCTCAAACGCAGCGATCGCTATTTGTTTGGCGGTAATTTGCTCAAATTGAGTAATAAATTTAAAAAGTCAGTTTGAATTTGTACTTTAGCGACTAAAACTATAAATAGTCTGACTGGCTAAATCTCCACAGAGTTCGGATGGCTTAGTGGTCAAGGGATAGGTTTGTCGATCGAGGTTTACTTGCAACCCCGTCATCGGATCGTCACCAGGAGCGAGCAAAAACTCCAAACTTTCTACTTCGTGCCAACTTACTAAAGTATCTAGTAAATTGGCTATCCCCGACATATAAGGATGATGGCAATCTCGATACCAATCTGAGGTGGCTAAGTTTGGCTGGTCGAAACCTAGATGAAAAATCAACGACGAACGGTTGAATAGAGCAACGGCAATAGGTCTAGCTTCTTCTTGCAGTAGAAAATCGTGAGTTTGAGCTAGATAGCGTATTTTATCCAGTTTTTGATAGCGAGCGGCAACAGAATTTAATTCTTGTTTCCAAGATATAGCGATGGTAATCAAATAAGTTTGCAGCAGCAAGTGACCGAGCTTTTTGGCTTTGGTTGCCAAATATTCAGAATTATAGTCATTGGCTTCAATTAATAGCGGCAGGCGATCGACAATTTCCAAACCATAACCTTTTAAACCCGCAATTTTACGAGGATTGTTAGTAATCAAACGAATTTGCTTAATGCCCAAATCGTTGAGTATTTGCGCTCCCATACCGTAATCGCGTAAATCTGGAGCAAATCCCAAGCGTTCGTTTGCTTCTACCGTATCCAAACCAATATCTTGTAAGGTATAGGCTTTAAGCTTGTTAACCAAGCCAATTCCCCTACCTTCCTGGCGTAAATAAACTACTACTCCCAAACCATGTGCCTCGATCATTTTTAAAGCCGACTGAAGCTGCATTCGACAGTCACAGCGCATCGATCCGAGAGCATCCCCCGTGAGACATTCGGAGTGCATTCTAACTACAGCTGGTTTGGCGGCAAGTTCTGCCAGTTCTCCTTTGACAATTGCCAAATGCTCGCTGTTATCGAGGGTATTGCGATAGGCATAAATTTGAAAATCGCCAAACTGACTGGGAAATTTACAAACTGTTTCTCGGTAGACAAAGCGATCGTTTTGCAGGCGATAACTAATCAAATCGGCAATGCTAATTAGCTTTAGTTGATGTTGACGAGCATATTCGACTAGCTGAGATAACCGCGCCATCGAACCATCAGGATTTTGAATTTCGCAAATTACGCCCGCAGGATACAAACCTGCCAGTCTCGCCAGGTCTACGGCTGCTTCTGTATGTCCCGCCCGTTTTAAAACCCCGCCCGTTCTAGCTCTCAAAGGAAAAATATGTCCCGGACGTACCAAATCTTCGGGACGGCTGACAGGATTGATTGCTACCTGAATCGTCCGAGCGCGGTCTTCAGCAGATATTCCCGTAGTTACCCCAAGTTTTGGTGCAGCGTCGATGCTAACTGTAAAAGCTGTTTGATTGCTGTCGGTATTTTTGGTCACCATCAATGGCAGATCCAGGCTATCCAAACGTTCGCCAGTCATTGCCAGACAGATTAGTCCTCTGGCTTCTACTGCCATAAAATTGATAGTCTGCGGCGTAGCAAACTGAGCGGCGCAGATAATGTCGCCTTCATTTTCTCGATTTTCATCGTCTACTACTACTATCGAACGTCCTGCTTTAATATCGGCCAGGGCAGAATCTATAGAATCAAAATTAATCGGGGTGTTTTGCGGCGTTTTCACTAACAAAATTTATTTTACAGCAGCGCGAACTTACTATCTACTTTTTTCCTTAATTGTAGCTTTTTTTTTGCAAGCGACATGAGTACGGCTTTTACAGGCAGGGCATCCGCCTCGCGATTGCAACTTTCAATCTACCAAGCTACAACTCTAAGGCTATTAAAGATATAACTTATTCAAAATAGCTGTTTGGAAGGCAGTGTAGCTCAGGCAACCAAAAGTTGCCGCACGTATATAGCAATTCTCGGTTGAATAAGGTACACTTCGGTCTTACCAGACACTAGGCACTAGGGTTTGAGTGATTTATCTTGAGCGTAGAGCGCGTACCTCACCACTATAAGAAACGCTATATTTTGCTTGAAAATTTTGAAAACTGCTATCAATTTTTGTCAAGTAAAATACATAAAAAATTGCGATTCACCTTATACATTACACTTCTTAAGTTTTAATGTTTTAAAATGCAATTGCAATAGAAACTATGAGGTTTAATAAAATTGGCAAACTTTTCAATCAGCTAACCTGGAATTTAAAAATTTAAATAAATTGCAGTACGTTCTGCCCAAAATTTAGTAGAAATCTGGTGCGTTTTTTGGTTTAATAATACTAAAATAAGCTGTTAAGAAAAGTATAAAGTAGCTTGACTAAAAATAAATGTTGAGGTTTAAACAGTTTGGATTTAAGCAATTGGTATTTTAGCGATCGCAAGTTAGCGATCGAGCGAGTTTTTTTCTCTGCAAACTGCCAAGTCAAATAATTTAACGATCTTAAATGTTCATAGTTGCTGAAAGTATTTTCTGGACAAGCCTGGGAATTTTTTTATCGCGGGGAAGATTTATTACCGCTAAAACCCCAAAATTACTCGGACAACTCTTGTATTGGATTGGAATTCCCTGGCAAATTTTAGCTTTAGTTCGTCGCTCCAATTTTCAAGAAACAGCTTTACTTCCACCCACAGTAGCTATTGTGATGTTTCTGGTAGGAATGTGCCTGGCTTTATTTTGCTGGAAAGCTTTTAATTTTTTTGGCAATAGCCAATCGCGGCAGAAATCATCACATCACTTGACTAATATCAAAAAAACACGGTGGTCGAACCCAGTTGAGCAGCTAACGAAGTTTGTGCCGACACGGGTAAAAGTTCTGTACGGAAACTCAAGCAAATTATTCTCTAGAAAAGCTTACAATACGGGCGATCGCGCTCGGCGACGGGGCTTACAAGCACCTGAAGTAAATTCAGGTGACAGCCCCTCCGCTGGCTTCGCCAATCGCCAAAATAGAGTACGCACGCCCCTTTATAAAAGCCAAAAAACTTCAGCCACAGATTCCTTACCTGCTTTAAACATTTATGGATTTCGTTGCGAGACTAATTTTCATCCAGGCAACGGAACAGTTCCAAAGACGGAAATTTATGTAGAACCAGAGACTGGTTGCGACTACGAAAGATCGAATTCATCAATAAAATTTGGCGTGCCTTGGGGTTATCGCTCTCTAAGTTCTAATACCTATAGGTCGGGAAACTCTCAGAGAACAGTTCCCTACGGTGAAGCTGTTCCGACAATGAAAGCTTCATCTAAGCTTCACAATCCTTTACCTGTGGCAGTTATCGATCGGCGATCGCTTTCTTCTACCTATTCTCCCGATCCTGTTGAGAATTCTACAGAGCGACCTGCAATCGCTAATAATAGTAGAACTAGTAAAGGTAGCTTTGTTTTAGCTTCTATGCTTGGCAACACTGGTTTTATTGGTTTGGCTGTCGCTCCAGCTTTGGTCAGTCAAGCCTACTGGAGTTGGATTGTTATTTATGGTGTAGCTCACAATGTCTTAGGTAGTTATGGTCTGGGAGTACTTTTGGCTAATTATTACAGTCATTCCAACCGACAACCTAATTGGCGGCAACAGCTAGGACACATTTTTTTGATTCCCTCTTTGTGGGCTTTTATTGTAGGTTGGTTGAGTAAAGATTTATGGCTGCCCAATCCGATTGAATCGGGAATCCAAACCTCAAGTTTATTCGTCGTTCCTGGTGCTTTTTTGCTGATTGGAATGCAGTTAAGCACGATTCAGCAAATTGCCAGTTGGCACGAAGTTTTGTCGTCTACAGCTATTAAAATCTTTATTTTGCCTTTGCTAGCAGGCTTGAGTCTGACTTTAATGGGTGTAAGCGGAGATGGTCGTTTGGCTTTGGTGTTAATGTCTGGTATGCCTACTGCATTTGTTAACGTGATTTTAGCCGAACAGTACGATCTCAATCGACAAATAGCTGCCAGCAGTATTTTGCTCAGTACGGTTGCTTTTCCACTCATCTTGCCCTTATGGTGGCTTTTGTTTAAATAAAGGCAGAAATTTAGTCTATGAACCAAATTATTTATGGTTTTCATAGACAAATTCTATGTTTGGTATAAGCATGAATCTATTGTTCTAGCTTAAACTAGGTATGAGGGGCATTTTTATATTAGGAAGTATTGAATGACTAATCTAGATTATCGGAGGCAAAACCCAACTACAAATCAGTCCATACCAGAACCTTCGTTAAAAGAACATCCGTTTCAAGACAGTGCCTTGGGATTAGTATCTACTAGAAGTTTTCCAGCCATTGTCGGTACTGCCGATATGATGCTCAAATCGGCTGAAGTAACCATGGTTGGTTATGAAAAGATTGGTAGTGGATACTGTACTGCTGTGGTTAGAGGTAATATTGCCGATGTGCGATTAGCTGTAGAAGAAGGTGCTAGAACAGCGGAACAATTTGGCAGCTTGGTATCTAAACTGGTTTTAGCCCGACCAATGCCCAATCTAGAAGCCGTATTTCCTATTGGCAGTCATTTATTAGAACTTACTCAAAGCAGAAGGGGTTATAGTCGCCTTAGTAACCGTGCGATCGGATTGGTAGAAACTAGAGGTTTTCCTGCTATGGTAGGAGCGGCAGACGCGATGTTGAAATCAGCAGATGTACAGTTAGCTTCTTATGAAAAAATTGGCGATGGTTTGTGTACGGCAATTATTCGCGGTTCGATCTCTAATGTAGCGATCGCAGTTGATGCGGGAATGCACGAAGCAGAACGGATTGGCGAACTCCACTCGATCATGATTATTCCCAGACTGCTAGAAGATTTAGAACACACTCTCCCTGTTGCCAGCTACTGGTTAGATGAAGTAGAACCCCTACCAGTATTGTTACCTAATAAAGTTAAAGAAAAAGAAAAACAGCCATTGGAATTACCCCAAGCAGATACCAAATCAGTTCCCCTCAAAAGAAGACAGATGGAAATCGAAGAACTATAGCGAATTGCGATTCGCCCTACTGGTATGAATCAAGGCTGGATTTATCGCGAACGGGTTAATAAATTCGACGCGGGACAAACGATTTTATCGTATTACAACAGCAAATACCGTCACTCTAGTAAAGAAGAATGGCGAGAAAGAATTATTAAAAGACAGATTTTACTCGATGAAAGTCCTGCAACTCCCGAAACCAAATTGACCGCAGGACAAAAGTTGGCCTATCATCGTCCACCTTGGAACGAACCGCCAGTTCCTCTAGATTTTACAGTACTGTATGAAGATAGCGATTTACTAGCGATCGCCAAACCCAAAGGACTTCCCGTACTACCAGGAGGTGGTTTTTTAGAACATACTCTATGGTGGCAACTCCAACAAAAATATTCACAACCTATACCAGTACCAGTGCATCGTTTGGGAAGGGGAACTTCAGGAATAATGCTGCTAGCGCGATCGCACCTGGCAAAATCTAGCTTGAGTCACCAACTGCGAACTAATTCGATTGATAAAGTATATTTAGCTTTAGTGTCTGGTACTGACATTCCCCAACATCTAATTATTAGCGATCACATCGGCAAAATTCCCCATTCTAGTTTAGGCTACATTTACGGTGCAACTTCTCAAGGCAAATCTGCCCGTAGCGAATGCCGAGTTTTGTCTCGTCAGAGCGATCGCACTATAGTAGAAGTAACTATTTTTACTGGTCGTCCCCATCAAATCAGAATTCATTTAGCAGCAGCAGGTTTTCCTTTACTAGGCGATCCTTTGTATTTACCTGGAGGAAAACCGCGCCTTATTTCATCAATCTCTGAGGATAAAAAACTTCCCGTTCCTAGTGACTGCGGTTATTACCTTCACGCTTATCGCTTGGGCTTTACTCATCCGCGATCGGGTGACAAAATAACTTTGGAATGTAAGCCACCATTAGAATTATCGGTATAAAAACGAAAATATTTTTGTAGAAATAAGAAATACCGCAGCATCTAAAAACTATGACAACTTCATATACAATTGAGAATATTTATCATTTGTATAGGATGTCGCATTTAAAACTTCTGATAAAAAAATTGAGATTAATAGAATCTTAGTGTCAGATAATACTTATAAAACTTCTGCCCATTCCCTTGAATGAAGTAGGATTACTAAAAAATTGCTATAGCTCGTTCTTTGAACAAACATACAGTCTAATGATTCCCAACATCTCTACTATCGAACTTTGCAAACTAGCTTCTGGCGATAATATTGCGTTACAGGTATATAAATTTATTGGTAGGCAGCCTGGTAAAAAAACTTATATTCAAGCTAATCTACACGGTGCAGAGATTGTCGGTAATGCAGTTATCTATCAGCTAATTGAATTTTTATCTAATTTAGACGAGTCGCAAATTAACGGCGAAATTTGGCTAGTTCCCGTCTGTAATCCTTTGGGTGTAAATCAGCGATCGCATTTTTT harbors:
- the ribBA gene encoding bifunctional 3,4-dihydroxy-2-butanone-4-phosphate synthase/GTP cyclohydrolase II; the encoded protein is MKTPQNTPINFDSIDSALADIKAGRSIVVVDDENRENEGDIICAAQFATPQTINFMAVEARGLICLAMTGERLDSLDLPLMVTKNTDSNQTAFTVSIDAAPKLGVTTGISAEDRARTIQVAINPVSRPEDLVRPGHIFPLRARTGGVLKRAGHTEAAVDLARLAGLYPAGVICEIQNPDGSMARLSQLVEYARQHQLKLISIADLISYRLQNDRFVYRETVCKFPSQFGDFQIYAYRNTLDNSEHLAIVKGELAELAAKPAVVRMHSECLTGDALGSMRCDCRMQLQSALKMIEAHGLGVVVYLRQEGRGIGLVNKLKAYTLQDIGLDTVEANERLGFAPDLRDYGMGAQILNDLGIKQIRLITNNPRKIAGLKGYGLEIVDRLPLLIEANDYNSEYLATKAKKLGHLLLQTYLITIAISWKQELNSVAARYQKLDKIRYLAQTHDFLLQEEARPIAVALFNRSSLIFHLGFDQPNLATSDWYRDCHHPYMSGIANLLDTLVSWHEVESLEFLLAPGDDPMTGLQVNLDRQTYPLTTKPSELCGDLASQTIYSFSR
- a CDS encoding AEC family transporter gives rise to the protein MFIVAESIFWTSLGIFLSRGRFITAKTPKLLGQLLYWIGIPWQILALVRRSNFQETALLPPTVAIVMFLVGMCLALFCWKAFNFFGNSQSRQKSSHHLTNIKKTRWSNPVEQLTKFVPTRVKVLYGNSSKLFSRKAYNTGDRARRRGLQAPEVNSGDSPSAGFANRQNRVRTPLYKSQKTSATDSLPALNIYGFRCETNFHPGNGTVPKTEIYVEPETGCDYERSNSSIKFGVPWGYRSLSSNTYRSGNSQRTVPYGEAVPTMKASSKLHNPLPVAVIDRRSLSSTYSPDPVENSTERPAIANNSRTSKGSFVLASMLGNTGFIGLAVAPALVSQAYWSWIVIYGVAHNVLGSYGLGVLLANYYSHSNRQPNWRQQLGHIFLIPSLWAFIVGWLSKDLWLPNPIESGIQTSSLFVVPGAFLLIGMQLSTIQQIASWHEVLSSTAIKIFILPLLAGLSLTLMGVSGDGRLALVLMSGMPTAFVNVILAEQYDLNRQIAASSILLSTVAFPLILPLWWLLFK
- a CDS encoding carbon dioxide-concentrating mechanism protein, translating into MPEPSLKEHPFQDSALGLVSTRSFPAIVGTADMMLKSAEVTMVGYEKIGSGYCTAVVRGNIADVRLAVEEGARTAEQFGSLVSKLVLARPMPNLEAVFPIGSHLLELTQSRRGYSRLSNRAIGLVETRGFPAMVGAADAMLKSADVQLASYEKIGDGLCTAIIRGSISNVAIAVDAGMHEAERIGELHSIMIIPRLLEDLEHTLPVASYWLDEVEPLPVLLPNKVKEKEKQPLELPQADTKSVPLKRRQMEIEEL
- a CDS encoding RluA family pseudouridine synthase encodes the protein MNQGWIYRERVNKFDAGQTILSYYNSKYRHSSKEEWRERIIKRQILLDESPATPETKLTAGQKLAYHRPPWNEPPVPLDFTVLYEDSDLLAIAKPKGLPVLPGGGFLEHTLWWQLQQKYSQPIPVPVHRLGRGTSGIMLLARSHLAKSSLSHQLRTNSIDKVYLALVSGTDIPQHLIISDHIGKIPHSSLGYIYGATSQGKSARSECRVLSRQSDRTIVEVTIFTGRPHQIRIHLAAAGFPLLGDPLYLPGGKPRLISSISEDKKLPVPSDCGYYLHAYRLGFTHPRSGDKITLECKPPLELSV